A single window of Pygocentrus nattereri isolate fPygNat1 chromosome 24, fPygNat1.pri, whole genome shotgun sequence DNA harbors:
- the nacad gene encoding uncharacterized protein nacad isoform X1: protein MPGETAEGLLDRETDTELPGPDLSRQASSSTASTPSDSASTPSPSSPPKLSPQCTSPFGPRLVMAKPNTSTRPQPEGASFETDGRSVGRLTGRFGKGVCRRGPVKMERIKVLTGAEVESDYQEPESMDARVVMGQEALLKNMETQIGVLLGKKTGEEMSSSESHTSQTSSPSVEEQTWVEEKLKLDTGQESPKSEQDKSLTPTPEQEKSLNQLLECTDPEPEATDTGLPESSTFFPDDEGDPVSLSQGEVPSLSFSEPSYPVDPQRIGVLPGLDPDRYYTAPSTPIKMAYCSHLKQQWHPNSPSTGPGSPTDESDLCSPPTSPSGSYITAEGGSWTSSYTSSTSHSCSPNLIAEAELQEAPACYVGSLSEIGDELGDERLGADREHCLCKPVMPGLVEDVEYAEERITRETCRPHWVTENVSPHRSSSGRSTDSQDGLGGSEASLVQAEIQRATDITQPFDDPDQDLELDLDACVSEHFARLDAPLSPEEDFPPDLTSSFPFSHRLATAATALETGSLTPATCSSEISDTDNNSLYSEMGSSALFFHGCSRDDGPGGDGMIPASLLPVHASLIFQADSMEITLFPTDEEPENDVDAYAAGEEEGDVDEYDDEDDDDDNYLEEQAEALKTGPRDVDDPNEEDTSASFLNSLSENSINEGVDESFAYQDDTEESIDSTSCNGEEEDHLYSTERHAEIAQQFPGQDDHVESITHARPESSGSESEMEISSESSELPNVVAHEHVPVCTTSTEDMIMPKYIERECTETAEIMEQTGEDSQCTDLKETGETDNPCCVEPQQTGHLRTQESEIQTKSSELDEVTETCIKPVLCMLGATAAGMDHEFNFQDDQELDQKNGNNSEFLDTSLRLDETATNDLNKGVPLLSYPKDDCSPTNIPVCAYPELSEIPDNLTPADISPFEHSLDQDNLTENHPGPEDVSLGPLNMSSATYSMLAISPKKENSENSMSERSVSSEGWAPAEPLSLSLGECCDFEAENLLMCETAGSLHNKGLSVTPNIAAGDDIMGDLEDNNSYCDLPEKMADIEAGMLESNLSTWRSIEDLSEAGGGEDDANILQNPENNALIQCNSEKLLVTTWEDPEKSCIPSAQSTLNILSDDGKDDKDQTPNTEFNIPGESISNLCKDGTDVSPKQSLQVLESAQEAQAPALIGSYEQNDLCGPTTTTDLPDQSNNPVAVSDSCLSLIHEVPKQICLVNESTVSINETIFKLEGGAFGTFTPRKKSSDSKLESSSSDNCLTQKETVTCTNEKGLNEKPNINSRQLQSNITKEESQQNYGSQVTEPKTEIAFEDQIRDVCMSPMEKEDEEAVKTCPEEEVDKDAGENSELLEMNQKDTDVLQKLSITVTEKTCKEHPKEEVNEDAAEATSVLETKQDVTDPFPQSNISEREKGELNDTTIIFAEGTVDSDDGTKPKLHVPFDTSVVSALEEKEEIQSKDSTPETQMCQMPETDTFSQTETSIENLQQTDTNYAATEKNEQDQTPNQFIFHHGSSISNTLERQDNLTESESLTKANSLANTDQEKEHDHSTLEGLKLQESTRDINDNHVGSTLESTFETASSEQSRQSPPVSSIYVLDEDLPTPIQESQPSSDSSHLHGLLTHTESATIDQPCQDKLQRSSHVANVEVSTVESEQELPASFPIEDMQRVHEQLTLQLKPSRPGNSEAVCQVHRTEPSKSPKTLPTGCMGHRNASPARRTPTLTNEREILPCINPTLNCPVETRQKPAGKHSNHQDGCSISYRTKDSDDMDLSLKNNMGSCNDTDSDGSVPELEEPDGNLLRPSDPQISHSAADESVSKTKQSRSEKKARKAMSKLGLKQIHGVTRITIRKSKNILFVITRPDVFKSPASDIYIVFGEAKIEDLSQQVHKAAAEKFKVPLDPSPLTPDIIPSLTIKEESEEEEEVDESGLEQRDIELVMAQANVARAKAVRALRHNKNDIVNAIMELTM from the exons aCTTGTCCAGACAGGCCTCCAGTTCTACAGCCTCTACACCAAGCGACAGTGCCTCCACCCCTTCTCCTAGCAGCCCACCCAAACTCTCCCCACAATGTACCTCTCCATTTGGGCCGCGCTTGGTTATGGCAAAGCCAAATACTTCTACTCGGCCTCAACCAGAGGGCGCAAGCTTTGAAACAGATGGACGGTCAGTAGGCCGGCTAACAGGACGGTTCGGCAAAGGAGTATGTAGAAGGGGACCAGTAAAAATGGAGAGGATCAAAGTCTTAACTGGGGCTGAGGTGGAAAGTGACTACCAAGAACCTGAGTCCATGGATGCAAGGGTCGTTATGGGACAAGAAGCTCTGCTGAAGAACATGGAGACACAGATTGGTGTGCTGCTAGGCAAAAAGACAGGTGAGGAGATGTCAAGCTCTGAATCCCACACCTCTCAAACTTCATCACCTTCAGTGGAGGAACAAACTTGGGTGGAAGAGAAACTCAAACTTGATACTGGTCAAGAGAGTCCCAAATCTGAGCAGGATAAATCTTTGACCCCAACTCCTGAGCAAGAGAAAAGCTTAAATCAGCTACTTGAATGCACAGATCCAGAGCCTGAAGCAACAGACACTGGATTGCCAGAAAGCAGCACCTTTTTCCCAGATGATGAGGGAGACCCAGTCTCTCTATCTCAGGGTGAAGTGCCTTCCTTATCCTTTTCCGAGCCCTCATACCCAGTTGATCCCCAACGAATTGGTGTCCTTCCTGGATTGGACCCAGATCGTTATTACACAGCCCCTTCCACCCCTATTAAGATGGCCTATTGCTCACATCTCAAGCAACAGTGGCACCCAAACAGTCCAAGCACAGGTCCTGGTTCACCAACTGATGAGTCTGATCTGTGCTCCCCAcccacttctccatctggatcTTACATTACTGCTGAGGGAGGCAGTTGGACCTCGTCCTATACCTCCAGCACCTCTCACTCCTGTTCCCCAAATCTCATTGCAGAAGCAGAATTGCAAGAGGCCCCTGCTTGCTATGTGGGATCTCTGTCCGAAATTGGAGATGAACTGGGAGATGAGCGACTGGGAGCTGATAGGGAGCATTGCCTGTGTAAGCCTGTCATGCCAGGGCTAGTCGAAGATGTGGAGTATGCAGAGGAGAGGATAACAAGGGAGACCTGCAGGCCTCACTGGGTGACTGAGAATGTTTCTCCACACAGGAGCAGTAGTGGCAGAAGCACAGACTCACAAGATGGGTTAGGAGGGTCTGAGGCTTCTTTAGTGCAGGCAGAAATTCAGCGAGCCACTGACATAACCCAGCCTTTTGATGATCCCGATCAGGATCTAGAACTGGACCTTGATGCCTGTGTCTCAGAGCACTTTGCCAGACTGGATGCCCCTCTAAGCCCAGAAGAGGACTTTCCCCCAGATTTGACATCTTCTTTTCCCTTCAGTCACCGACTGGCAACAGCTGCTACTGCCCTGGAGACAGGCAGCCTAACCCCTGCCACTTGCTCCTCAGAGATTTCAGACACTGACAACAACAGCTTGTACAGTGAGATGGGATCTTCTGCTCTATTCTTCCATGGGTGCTCTAGAGATGACGGACCCGGTGGAGATGGAATGATTCCTGCCTCCCTGCTGCCTGTCCATGCCAGCTTGATATTCCAGGCAGATTCCATGGAGATAACATTATTCCCAACAGATGAGGAACCTGAAAATGATGTCGATGCATATGCTGCTGGAGAGGAAGAAGGTGATGTAGACGAgtatgatgatgaggatgatgatgatgacaattaTTTGGAAGAGCAAGCAGAAGCCTTAAAGACTGGGCCAAGGGATGTGGATGACCCAAATGAGGAGGACACATCTGCCTCTTTCCTAAATTCACTTTCAGAGAACTCCATAAATGAAGGGGTAGACGAGTCTTTTGCTTATCAGGATGACACAGAAGAGTCAATTGATTCCACTTCTTGTAACGGAGAAGAAGAAGACCATCTGTACAGCACAGAGAGACATGCTGAAATTGCCCAGCAATTTCCAGGACAAGATGATCATGTGGAGTCAATAACCCATGCACGACCAGAGTCTTCTGGAAGTGAGAGTGAAATGGAGATTTCCTCTGAATCCTCTGAGCTTCCAAATGTTGTGGCTCACGAGCATGTGCCAGTCTGCACTACAAGTACTGAAGACATGATCATGCCAAAATACATTGAGAGGGAATGTACAGAGACAGCCGAGATCATGGAACAAACTGGGGAAGATAGTCAGTGCACAGATCTCAAAGAAACAGGAGAAACAGACAATCCATGCTGTGTGGAGCCTCAACAGACAGGTCATTTAAGGACCCAGGAGTCAGAAATTCAAACAAAATCATCAGAACTAGATGAAGTAACTGAAACATGTATTAAACCAGTTCTTTGTATGCTTGGTGCCACTGCAGCAGGCATGGACCATGAATTCAATTTTCAGGACGACCAGGAGCTAGATCAGAAAAATGGAAACAACTCTGAGTTCTTGGATACTTCACTGAGGCTTGATGAGACTGCAACGAATGACCTTAACAAAGGAGTCCCTTTGTTGTCTTACCCTAAAgatgactgtagccccacaaacaTACCAGTTTGTGCCTATCCTGAGCTGTCAGAAATACCAGATAACTTAACTCCAGCTGATATCTCCCCATTTGAACACTCTCTTGACCAAGATAACCTGACAGAAAATCATCCTGGCCCTGAAGATGTAAGTCTTGGCCCTTTAAATATGTCCTCTGCTACTTACAGCATGCTCGCCATTTCACCAAAGAAAGAGAACTCTGAAAATAGCATGTCAGAAAGGAGTGTTTCATCAGAGGGTTGGGCTCCAGCTGAGCCCTTGTCCCTGTCATTAGGGGAATGCTGTGACTTTGAGGCAGAGAATTTGCTTATGTGTGAGACAGCTGGGTCACTGCACAACAAGGGCCTATCTGTAACTCCCAATATTGCTGCTGGAGATGACATCATGGGTGACCTTGAGGACAACAACAGCTACTGTGACTTGCCAGAGAAGATGGCAGATATTGAGGCTGGCATGTTGGAGTCAAACCTGTCCACTTGGAGATCCATTGAGGACCTGTCAGAAGCAGGAGGGGGTGAAGATGATGCAAACATCCTTCAAAACCCAGAAAATAATGCACTTATACAATGCAATTCTGAAAAACTTCTGGTGACCACATGGGAAGATCCAGAAAAGAGCTGCATCCCAAGTGCACAATCTACACTAAATATACTTTCAGATGATGGGAAAGATGACAAAGATCAGACCCCTAACACAGAGTTTAACATTCCAGGAGAATCCATTTCAAACCTATGCAAGGACGGAACTGATGTTTCTCCTAAACAGTCACTGCAAGTCCTGGAATCAGCTCAAGAAGCACAGGCTCCAGCTTTGATTGGTTCTTATGAACAAAATGATCTCTGTGGTCCTACCACAACAACTGATTTACCAGACCAATCAAACAACCCAGTTGCTGTCTCAGATTCATGCCTATCACTGATCCATGAAGTCCCTAAACAAATTTGCCTGGTAAATGAATCCACAGTCTCTATAAATGAGACTATCTTCAAATTAGAAGGGGGGGCATTTGGCACCTTCACACCCAGAAAGAAATCAAGTGATTCAAAGCTTGAGAGTTCCTCTTCCGACAACTGTCTGACACAAAAGGAAACAGTAACATGCACTAATGAGAAAGGTTTGAAtgagaaaccaaatataaataGCAGACAGTTGCAGTCTAACATTACAAAAGAGGAAAGTCAACAGAATTATGGCAGTCAAGTCACTGAACCAAAGACTGAAATTGCCTTTGAGGATCAGATCAGGGATGTATGTATGTCACCGATGGAAAAGGAAGATGAGGAGGCTGTGAAAACATGTCCAGAGGAGGAGGTAGACAAAGATGCTGGAGAAAACAGTGAACTTTTGGAAATGAACCAAAAGGACACAGATGTTTTGCAGAAATTAAGTATCACTGTGACAGAAAAAACATGCAAAGAGCATCCAAAAGAGGAGGTGAACGAAGATGCTGCAGAAGCTACATCTGTTCTGGAGACAAAACAGGATGTTACAGACCCTTTTCCACAATCAAATAtttctgaaagagaaaaaggagaactGAATGACACCACAATAATTTTTGCTGAAGGAACAGTTGATTCAGATGATGGCACGAAACCAAAGCTACATGTACCTTTTGACACCAGCGTAGTTTCTGCCCTGGAGGAAAAGGAAGAGATCCAAAGTAAAGACAGCACACCTGAGACTCAGATGTGTCAAATGCCGGAAACCGATACATTCAGTCAGACTGAAACATCTATTGAAAATCTTCAGCAAACAGACACAAATTATGCTGCaacagagaaaaatgaacaagacCAAACACCAAATCAGTTTATTTTCCACCATGGGAGCTCTATCTCCAACACTCTGGAAAGACAAGATAATTTGACAGAGTCAGAGAGTCTGACAAAAGCAAATAGTCTTGCCAATACAGATCAAGAAAAAGAACATGACCATAGCACTTTAGAGGGGCTGAAACTTCAAGAAAGCACACGGGACATCAATGATAATCATGTAGGGAGCACTTTGGAGAGCACATTTGAAACAGCAAGCTCAGAACAGAGCAGGCAGTCCCCTCCTGTCTCATCCATATATGTGCTGGATGAGGACCTTCCTACCCCTATACAGGAATCACAGCCTTCAAGTGACAGTTCCCACTTACACGGTCTTCTCACTCATACAGAATCAGCCACAATTGACCAGCCATGTCAAGATAAGTTACAAAGGTCCTCACATGTCGCCAATGTGGAAGTGTCAACAGTGGAGTCTGAGCAAGAATTACCAGCCTCCTTCCCCATAGAGGACATGCAAAGGGTGCATGAGCAGTTAACTTTACAATTGAAGCCAAGCAGACCAGGGAACTCAGAAG CAGTATGCCAGGTACACAGAACAGAGCCTTCTAAAAGCCCCAAAACCCTTCCCACTGGATGTATGGGACACAGAAATGCTAGCCCTGCTCGCAGAACGCCCACCTTGACCAATGAAAGGGAGATCTTACCCTGCATTAACCCCACATTAAATTGCCCTGTTGAAACAAGGCAAAAGCCAGCCGGAAAGCACAGTAACCACCAGGACGGATGTTCAATCAGCTACAGAACAAAGGATTCAGATGACATGGATCTGTCCTTAAAAAACAACA TGGGTTCCTGTAATGATACAGACAGTGATGGTTCAGTTCCTGAGCTGGAAGAGCCAGATGGGAATCTTCTAAGACCCTCCGACCCACAG ATATCACATTCTGCAGCTGATGAGTCAGTGAGCAAAACTAAGCAGAGCCGAAGTGAGAAGAAGGCTCGGAAG GCTATGTCTAAGCTTGGGCTGAAACAGATCCATGGAGTTACACGCATCACCATCCGGAAGTCCAAGAACATCCTCTTTGTTATCACTCGTCCAGACGTCTTCAAAAGCCCTGCATCAGACATCTACATAGTCTTTGGAGAAGCCAAG ATTGAGGACCTGTCACAGCAGGTGCACAAGGCTGCGGCAGAGAAGTTTAAGGTTCCCCTTGACCCTTCGCCTTTGACCCCAGACATCATCCCCAGCCTAACCATAAAAGAGGAGagtgaggaagaagaggag GTGGACGAGAGTGGACTGGAACAGAGAGATATAGAGCTGGTGATGGCCCAGGCTAACGTGGCTCGCGCTAAAGCTGTCCGTGCACTACGTCACAACAAGAACGATATCGTCAATGCTATTATG GAGCTGACCATGTGA